The sequence TTTTCGGCAAATGTCGGGAAAATCATCTCACCTAAACTTTCTACCGGGCTCGATGATAGTAGTCTCTCTAATTTTTCACGATCAATCGTGTTCAGTATTTTCTTGATCATTTTATATTTATAGGTTTGGAATGGATTGGATGTTTTACAAAAATAGTTCGTTTCAAAAAATCGTTTCCATCGTTTCCAATCGTCAAACATCATTTTCGCCCCAGGGGACTTGGGTTTATCTTTGAGAGGATCGTATTTAGTCCAATTCTGCCCTATAAAATCGTACCCCTTCATTTTTTCTTTCAGATATTTGTCGAATCCAGATTTGATAAACATGGTATCCGATTCCAAGTAAACCAAATAGTCATATTTCACCTTCTTTTCCTCCAGCCATCTTGCGACGTCATATAAAACTCGCCCTGTTTTTCTGTAAATTAATGGCCTGCTATACGGGCATAGCCTTACATTCTTGTACTTTTTACAAACTCTTTGGCCGAATTTTTTATTGGGTCCCCCGTTATATAAAACAATCATGTGATCTTTTCCTACGAAGTGATGAATATTTTTTACTTGATCAAGCACAGCATCTTCATTTTCGTGAGCCACTAATGAAAAGCATATCATAACTCTCGCCTCCATGGATTAGACTTTGATGAACCACCCTGTTGCCTCTACGGCTTTAGAAAAATAATTATCGTCCAATTCCAAACCATATCCGGGAGCAAATGGAACTTGAACCAATCCAACCACCAACTTGTAGCCAGAAGCGTCAAACCCAGGAAGCTTTACTTCATCCCATTCAATGAACAGAAAACGTTCCATTGCGTATGAAATGTGACATGTAAAAGATTTTCAAATGGATCTCTTACCCCTTCTATCGGGGAGTCGGTCAGACTCTTTTTTCCGCTATTTCTTTAAATAGAGTCAAAGCACGTGCTACCGCCTGATCCATATTGTAGTATTTGTAATCCGCCAGCCATCCGGCAAATAGCACACGATCCTTTATTTGTTCTGCCTCTTTTAAATAGAGGTTGTAGAGTTGTCGGTTTTCCGCGCGGGGAATTGGATAATAGGGATCAGTCTTCCCAGGATTATACTGTTGAGGGTATACAAAAGTAATCGTTGTTTTTGGAGAGATTTGACCGGTGAGGTGCTTTTGTTCAAGAATGCGAGTAAATTCATAATCATTAGGGTAATTAATGGTACCAGCCTCTTGGAAATATTCTTGGTTTTTTGTAACAAAATCAAAGTAAAGACTTCGGTATGGAAGGAGGCCGTGTCTGTAATCGAAGAAGGCATCGATAGGGCCGGTGTAAATCATGCGCTTAAACTTGATTTCATCTATGACTTCGCGATAGTCCGTATTCAGGAGCAACTTGATATTGGGGTGGTTGAGCATTCGGCTGAAGAGTGCGGTGTAACTGGGCATAGGAATCCCTTGAAAAATGTCTTGGAAATAACGGTTATCTCTGCTGATATAAACCGGTACCCGCGCCGTGACGGAGGCATCCAACTCTTCCGGCTTAAGTTCCCAATGTTTAAGGGTATAGCGATAGAATACCTTTTGATAGATATATTCTGCCAAAAAACTAAGGTCCCCGCTTGCTTTTTCCCGAAGTTTCAGAATAGGTACCTTAACTCCAAAACCGAAGTGTTGGATAAGTAATTCCTCAAGCTTTTCCGCGTACTTTTTGGGGAAAAGAGTGTAAATAGAGTTAAGGTTAAATGGAACAGGGACTTTCTTGCCATCCACTACGACAAGCACATGGTGAAAGTAGGGCCTCCATTCTGTAAATTGGGAAAGATAGTTCCAGACCATAGCTGAGTTTGTATGGAACGTGTGCGAACCGTATTTATGGATCAAGATGCCTTCCTTATCATAGCAATCGTATGAATTACCGCCAATATGATCCCTTTTCTCTATCACTAACACCTTTTGGTCCAGTTGGGAAGCGAGTCGTTCGGCCAATGTTGCACCAGTGAATCCAGCCCCAATAACGACCCAATCTACCTTCATATCTTTTTCCCTCCTTACAATTGGGTAGTTTGATTAGTTCATACGACTCTGTATAGAACCCTTATCTATAGTATCCCTGATGGTTTTTATATGATTGTGCGTTAGTTGAAATTATTCAAAAAAGGTATACGCTGAGCCAAAATGATGAATAATAAGCTGGAACCAGCGTAATGGGATCGTTGTGGGCGACAAGATTCACAAAGTTCTATTCGAGATAACGGGTTTTTGGAGTATACTGAAGAAGAACTTCGCCGTTGGCAAGTTCTCTTTTTTGCTTGGATCACTTGGCCGTGTGCGAGCTTTACTTCTGGGGCTATTGTGTTATTGTGGATCTCGGCTAAAAAAAGGTAGCTCATCTAAGTCTAAACTTTTAGATCGCTGCCAAATCTAAAACAGCAAATTTTATCCAAGAAGAGGAGAAGTTGTATCATGTCACTCGGGAAATCCGTCTTGTGCTGCAAATGTTCCGGTCATGTGGAAGGCGGTCACGCAATGTGCGATACCTGTTTTGCCGATTTACGGGATCAGGCTTTTGAGCGACTTATACAGTTGGATGCCCTATCCGAACTGCCTGTTTCCATTAAAGAAATTCGGGAACGTTTGCAGGCTGGTATTGTTGTCCTGGATATGGATCCGGAAGTAGAGGCTCTGCGGACCAAGGCTGCCAAATATTTGCTGGCAAGGGATTTTCCGCGGCATTATAAGTTTAAAGGCTAAGTTCAATACATAGGAGGGTTTGTTATGGGCTTGGTTCGGGAAGGACAAGCTGCTCCCGATATTGCCGTTCCGGCAACCAATGGAGAGCGGATTTCCGTCAGTGATTATCGAGGCAAGATTGTGGTACTGTACTTCTATCCAAAAGACGCTACACCCGGCTGAACCAACGAAGCCTTGGATTTCAAGGCTCATCTTCAAGGGTTTGAAGATGCGGGTGCAGTGATTCTTGGGGTTAGTCCCGATTCAATCAAATCACATGAAAAGTTTATTGCCAAGCATGAATTGCCGTTTGCTCTGTTGTCGGATGAAGAACACAAATTGGCGGAAGCATACGGCGTCTGGGTTGAAAAAAACATGTACGGGAAGAAGTACATGGGCATCGAACGGAGCACTTTTGTGATCGACAGGGAAGGGATCATTCGCAAGATTTATCCGAAAGTGAAAGTGAAAGGGCACGCAGAAGAAGTATTGGAGTTTGTCAAAACATTGTAAAAAAGGTCGGGGAATCATGATCCCCGATCTTTGTCATACTTGATTTGAAATTACTATTGACAGGGAATCGTTTTAAAATATATTATACCCCTAAGGGTATAAACCTGCAGACCGGGGTTTCTGGTCATTCATGACCGGCTTCTTTTTAAAACACAAAAACATACCCCATCAGGTATATTGGCCCAAAAAACATTGTCGAAAGGGGGGAGAAGATGGACTATGGATTGATTGCAACATTATTCGTGATAGGGTTTATCGGCTCGTTTATTTCGGGGCTTGTGGGGATCGGGGGTTCCATCATCAAATATCCGATGCTGTTATACATTCCCCCTGCTCTGGGATTCGCCGCTTATACAGCCCATGAGGTAGCGGGGATCAGCGCGGTGCAGGTTTTTTTCGCTACCCTGTCGGGTGTCCTGGCTTTGCGAAATGAAAAGGTAATGAACTATAAGCTTGTGGCGTATATGGGAGTGGCCATTATCATCGGCAGTTTCGCCGGCGGCTACGGCGGGAAATTTCTGTCGGGGGAAACGATCAGTTTTGTTTATGCGGTATTGGCCACTATTGCTGCTGCCATGATGTTTGTACCGAAAAAGGGGTTGGATGACGTACCGCTTGAGCAGGTGGATTTCAACCGTACGATTGCCACTGTTTCCGCTCTTGTCGTAGGCGTCGCTTCCGGTATTGTAGGCGCAGCAGGGGCGTTTATCCTTGTGCCCATTATGCTGCTCATTTTAAAGATACCGACCCGGATGACCATAGCATCCTCGCTTGCAATCACGTTTCTGTCATCCATCGGTTCAACGGCAGGTAAAGTAATGGCGGGCGACGTTCTTTTCTGGCCTTCCGCAATCATGGTAATTGCCAGTGTACTGGCTGCACCGGCGGGAGCAAAACTTGGCACCAGGGTCAACACGAAAGTTCTTCAAGGAATTCTCGCCGTTTTGATTCTTGGGACAGCATTAAAAATCTGGTTCGAAATTGCAACGAAATAAGGAGGACATTATGAGTATTTTCACAGTCGACAAATCAATTGATTGCAAGGGACTTTCCTGTCCAATGCCCATTGTCCGCACCAAAAAAGCAATTGAAGAAATCACACCGGGGCAGGTACTTGAAGTGACAGCCACTGATCCGGGGTCGGTAGCGGATATCAGGAGTTGGGCTGACCGAACAGGCCATCAATATCTGGGAACGATTCAGGAAGACGGTGCTTTCAAGCATTACGTCCGTAAGTCGGACCCGAAAGAAGAAAAACCGGAACAAAAGTATCCGCATGTCATTACCAATGATGAATTACGGCAACAATTGAGCAGCAACCCGATTGTGATTGATGTGCGCGAACCCGCAGAGTATGCGTTTGGACACATTCCAGGGGCAAAGTCGATTCCCTTCGGGAAACTGGAAGAAAGAATTGAAGAATTGCGCGGTTATGCTGACCGGGAAATCTATGTAGTGTGCCGTACGGGCAACCGCAGCGACACAGCTTGTCAGATTCTGAACGAAAAAGGATTCGCCAAAGTGAAAAATGTCGTCCCCGGAATGTCCCAATGGGACGGCCCGGTCAGTAAAATTTAATCTTTCTTAAAGAGGTGTTTTGAATGGCAATCGCAATGATCAATGCAAAAGAACTGTATGAAAAAATAAATGCGGGCCCCCTGTTCATTCTGGATGTCCGCAATCCGGAGGAATACAACGATTGGAAAATTGAGCACAAAAATGTATCTTCGATCAATATTCCCTATTTTGACTTTCTCGAAGACAACGAAGACAATTACAAAGATCTTCCGAAGGATCGTGAAATTGTCGTGATCTGCGCCAAAGGCGGCGGCGCCGAAATGGTGGCGGAGCTGCTTGATGAAAGAGGGTTCACGGTAAGCTATCTGGGGCTCGGCATGATTGAATGGAGCCAATTCTACCATCCTGTCACAGTGGCTGCCAAAGACAACATGAAATTGATTCAAATCAATCGTGTGGCAAAAGGTTGCCTTTCCTACATGATCATCTCGGACGGTCAGGCCATGGTAGTGGATCCGGGACGGCACACGGAAGAATATCTGAAAATCGCGGAACAAGAAAACGCAAAGATTGTCGATATCATGGACACCCACTGCCATGCGGACCATATTTCCGGGGGGCCGGAGATCAGCCATAAAACGAGTGGCACTTACTATATCTCTACCGGAGAATTGCAAGGCGCTGATCTTCCACATGAACCGCTTGAAAAGTACGATTCGATCAAAGTGGGCTCTGTGGACGTAAAAGTCCTGGCGGTTCCGACCCCGGGACATACGCCGGGCAGCACCTCCTTCCTGATCAATGACAAGTACCTGTTGTCGGGAGACACGGTGTTTGTCGGGGGGCTTGGCCGCCCTGACCTGGGAGGCAAGGCCCGCGAGTGGGCACAATCCCTGTATGATACTGTGTTCAAAAAGTTGGCCGACCTGCCGGACTCAGTAATGGTGCTGCCTTCCCATTACGCAAGCCCTTCGGAAGTCAACGATAACGGCTATGTAGGTGCCCTTCTGGGAGAGATCCGCAAAAATAACGAAATCATGCGGACCGAAAACCGGGCCGAGTTTACCGAAATGGTTGTGGCTACCGCCGGTCAGTCCACTCCGCCCAATTTTGAAGAAATCCTGCAAATCAACATCGGAGCGGTTGAAGTGACTCCCGATAAAGCTGCGGAACTGGAGATCGGACCCAACCGCTGCGCTGTCCACCATGCTTAAACGAGGGGAGAAACCTATGTCGGATA comes from Effusibacillus lacus and encodes:
- the glf gene encoding UDP-galactopyranose mutase, with product MKVDWVVIGAGFTGATLAERLASQLDQKVLVIEKRDHIGGNSYDCYDKEGILIHKYGSHTFHTNSAMVWNYLSQFTEWRPYFHHVLVVVDGKKVPVPFNLNSIYTLFPKKYAEKLEELLIQHFGFGVKVPILKLREKASGDLSFLAEYIYQKVFYRYTLKHWELKPEELDASVTARVPVYISRDNRYFQDIFQGIPMPSYTALFSRMLNHPNIKLLLNTDYREVIDEIKFKRMIYTGPIDAFFDYRHGLLPYRSLYFDFVTKNQEYFQEAGTINYPNDYEFTRILEQKHLTGQISPKTTITFVYPQQYNPGKTDPYYPIPRAENRQLYNLYLKEAEQIKDRVLFAGWLADYKYYNMDQAVARALTLFKEIAEKRV
- the bcp gene encoding thioredoxin-dependent thiol peroxidase is translated as MGLVREGQAAPDIAVPATNGERISVSDYRGKIVVLYFYPKDATPGUTNEALDFKAHLQGFEDAGAVILGVSPDSIKSHEKFIAKHELPFALLSDEEHKLAEAYGVWVEKNMYGKKYMGIERSTFVIDREGIIRKIYPKVKVKGHAEEVLEFVKTL
- a CDS encoding sulfite exporter TauE/SafE family protein, which translates into the protein MDYGLIATLFVIGFIGSFISGLVGIGGSIIKYPMLLYIPPALGFAAYTAHEVAGISAVQVFFATLSGVLALRNEKVMNYKLVAYMGVAIIIGSFAGGYGGKFLSGETISFVYAVLATIAAAMMFVPKKGLDDVPLEQVDFNRTIATVSALVVGVASGIVGAAGAFILVPIMLLILKIPTRMTIASSLAITFLSSIGSTAGKVMAGDVLFWPSAIMVIASVLAAPAGAKLGTRVNTKVLQGILAVLILGTALKIWFEIATK
- a CDS encoding sulfurtransferase TusA family protein encodes the protein MSIFTVDKSIDCKGLSCPMPIVRTKKAIEEITPGQVLEVTATDPGSVADIRSWADRTGHQYLGTIQEDGAFKHYVRKSDPKEEKPEQKYPHVITNDELRQQLSSNPIVIDVREPAEYAFGHIPGAKSIPFGKLEERIEELRGYADREIYVVCRTGNRSDTACQILNEKGFAKVKNVVPGMSQWDGPVSKI
- a CDS encoding MBL fold metallo-hydrolase, with the protein product MAIAMINAKELYEKINAGPLFILDVRNPEEYNDWKIEHKNVSSINIPYFDFLEDNEDNYKDLPKDREIVVICAKGGGAEMVAELLDERGFTVSYLGLGMIEWSQFYHPVTVAAKDNMKLIQINRVAKGCLSYMIISDGQAMVVDPGRHTEEYLKIAEQENAKIVDIMDTHCHADHISGGPEISHKTSGTYYISTGELQGADLPHEPLEKYDSIKVGSVDVKVLAVPTPGHTPGSTSFLINDKYLLSGDTVFVGGLGRPDLGGKAREWAQSLYDTVFKKLADLPDSVMVLPSHYASPSEVNDNGYVGALLGEIRKNNEIMRTENRAEFTEMVVATAGQSTPPNFEEILQINIGAVEVTPDKAAELEIGPNRCAVHHA